Genomic DNA from Prunus persica cultivar Lovell chromosome G1, Prunus_persica_NCBIv2, whole genome shotgun sequence:
TTAAATTTTATGATCAGGCGTTACACTAAATTCTATGGCACTCACGGGGATGCTGTTGCAAATATTGCTCATGATGCTATTCTTGGTAATGGTTGATTGTGTACATTTCATATTGgtcaattttttgttaaatttttaatatgGTGGTCAAAAGTTGAGATTAAGGCTGTTCGTTATAAATGACATtgcaattttaaatttgatcaTTATCCTCACACTCAACTTTACTCAACTAAACTTTTACCCCTTCAGTTAGGGCAAATCATATGCCAGTTCTttgtatttctcaaaattctgTTGGCTTTTTGTGTCATTTTGTTGCACAGGGACATTAGAAACACAATAAGTATCATTGATGAAAATATTCGCTCCTCCACTCCTTGATTGCTGAGTtcagaatttttatttgaaagatGATGCATGACACCTATTTTAGTATTGCAACCCTTATTGGTCAATGTGATTGTACCCAATTTGATGGGTTAGGTCGATGCATTCTTAGACAATCCTTGTGTCATCATCCAGCCCTAAAGGAACATTGTTCCAAGCTACCCTGTTCTAATGGTCACATAGTATATTGGTGACTGGTCATATATAGGAGTGTGTAACTTCCTGCTCCTTTAACTAGGAAATGCTAATTCATCATTACTTTGTTATATTATCTATTGATTGTGATCACTCcccttacattttttttttctttgaaatataGAGCATCACCATTGGGAGTCCCAGATCGAATCATGGCAAAGACCAGTTCTTGATGACAAAAGACTTCCTGAATGGTGAGTTTAGATGTGAAATCTGATTGTGCATTTTTCAGATTCCTAAGATTGTCAAGGTTCTCTGCAGGTACCCCATCACTCTGTTCAATGAGCTCTATTATCTTAATTCCGGGGGCACAGTTTGGACGGGtattttttgagtttgcaaTTTTCTCCAGTGAAATTTGACACTTGTAATGAAACATTAGTTCATCTTTCTTTcaaataatcttttttttttcagatggCTCACCTCCCGTGCATAGTTTAACAAGCATTGGAGGAAGGAAGTTTTCTCTTGATAGGTCCTCATTAGGTTTGAAAAGCATCATTGATGTACCCCCTCAAAATGACACTGCTATTGACATTCTTGGAAGGATGACATCAATACTTGAGCAAGTTCACACGCCCATAGCATCAAACTCTGCATTCGGAACAAATCTGCTTCAGGAGGGAGAAGAAAACATTGGTCAATTTCTATATTTGGAAGGAATTGAATATCAGATGTGGAACACTTACGATGTCCATTTCTACTCATCTTTTGCACTAGTCATGCTAtttccaaaacttcaactCAGCATCCAAAGAGACTTTGCAGCAGCAGTAATGATGCATGACCCCAGTAAGATGAGACTTCTTCATGATGGAAAATGGGTCCAAAGAAAGGTTCTTGGAGCTGTTCCTCATGATATCGGCCTCCATGACCCCTGGTTTGAAGTAAATGCTTATAACCTGTATAACACAGATAGGTGGAAAGACTTGAATCCCAAGTTTGTTCTCCAAGTTTACAGGGATGTGGTTGCTACTGGTGATAAGAAGTTTGCACAAGCCGTTTGGCCCTCTGTTTATGTTGCAATGGCTTATATGGAACAGTTTGATAAGGATGGCGATGGAATGATTGAGAATGACGGCTTCCCTGATCAGACTTATGATACATGGTCCGTATCTGGTGTGAGTGCATATAGTGGTGGGTTGTGGTTAGCTGCATTGCAGGCTGCATCAGCCATGGCACGAGAAGTAGGCGACAAGGGTTCGGAGGATTATTTTTGGGGCAAGTTTCAGAAGGCAAAAGTTGTGTATGAGAAATTATGGAATGGATCTTACTTTAATTATGACAACAGTGGTCAAAGTTCAAGTTCATCAATTCAAGCTGATCAATTGGCTGGACAATGGTCTGTTGTGACTGAAGTAACATCTTAGATATGTTGCGCATGTTAATTAAAAGAGTTCtttcacaaacacaaacatacATGAGCTCTGCATACACAcattgaaattattttcttattgtttgAAGACAGAAATGGTCTAAACTTTTTCCGTGAAAAGCACGAaaagttcaaaacaaaacaatgtcCATAATTGTAAGTCTGTTTACATGTCAGATAATTTATCACTTGGTTAGAGCATAAACTGGCATGTAAGCACCCATTTAGGCATAGACACAAAGCTAATAATTAGCCTACCTATAAATTTCCCCTAGTTTGTTTCTCTTCCCATATAAAAAGATACTTTGAAAACAAACTAGATAAAAATCCAGAATTAAGACTTACTGTCTAGCTACTTTGCAGGTATGCCAGGGCTTGTGGTCTTTTACCAATTGTTGATGAAGACAAGGCACGAAGTGCACTGGAAAAGGTTTATACTTACAATGTCCTAAAATTTAAGGATGGGAGACAAGGGGCTGTTAACGGGATGCTACCTGATGGAAAGGTTGACATGTCGTCATTGCAGTCGAGAGAAATATGGTCCGGAGTCACATATGCTGTTGCTGCAACGATGATCCATGAAGATATGATTGATATGGCATTTCATACTGCAGGTGGAGTCTACGAAGCTGCGTGGTCCAAAGAAGGTCTTGGGTGAGTTAACTTTACAATTTGGTAACCAGCGAGCTAAAGATTGGTAAAAGTCTTAACATAAAATCAAAGGTCCTTTTCTTGCTTCTTAACTCTCTACTATCTTATCAACAGATACGCTTTTCAGACACCTGAAGCTTGGACCACCAGTGGCGAATTCAGATCTTTAGCTTACATGCGCCCTCTGGCCATTTGGTCGATGCACTGGGCATTATCAAAGCCGGCGCTGTTCAAGCAGGAGATGAAATTAGAAGCGGATGAAGGTTCTTTGCATAGGCACAAGGTTGGATTTGCAAAAGTTGCTCAGCTTTTAAAGTTGCCGCAAGAGGAAGAATCAAGAAGTATTTTACAGGCTGTCTTCGATTATACTTGCAAGAGGTTGTGGATATGAGTGAAATTTCTGCCAGTATTTAGCACATCTTGAATCTTGATTGTTGTTATAAATTCATGTATATGCTATGTATAGTGATGTTGTGTCATTCGGTAACAAGAAAGCAATTAGGCTTCTGTTATGTACAGTATACTATTGGATTTGAAATCTTTTTGGGATTACTCATGTcctataattaatataaattatatgaaGGCACCGTGCTGCTAGATGTGCTATACAGAAAAAAGATGAGTTCGGAAAATTTGTGGTCTCTTTtacattaaaaacaaaacttattGTAGTGGTGGTAGTGTGCCTGCTccattgtactcgagtttgaATTCTCCTGTCCGTATTGATGCTTTCTAAGTTAGAATCCCCCTCCTCATAGTTCAGTTTGAATCCCCCTCCTCATAAAGTAGTTTAGAATATTGCCCTGAAAAAAATGTTGTCTAAGCATCCTGTTTTCTGGTGTTTCgaatgaaaatatatttctcaAGTATTAGACACACTTGCGGCATGTAGAAAGCAGTTTCCTTAGAATGAATGGCGAGAAATTCAGTGTCTCATAGCCGTTCTTTTTCTGCCTAATTTCTAAAGCGGCAAAttgtcatgtttttttttctgtctggaaaatatgaatttgattttagtTCCTGCCACGTGGCAGGTACCCATTAGGTCTTTCTTTGATGCTTCTTGTGGCCCTGTCCAATGAGGCTCCAGGAGCTCCACAAGGTTAGGATGGCCAACCGTTATTTCTTCCCCATCAGACTTGatatttataaattcaaaaccccacttcaaattttcttttcctggaCATAAATTGTACGTAacaaggaggagaagaaaaccAAACTTCTCATTTAGTAAAGAGGAAGGAGAAATCTCCCACTGCTAGGGCGGTTTTCCATCTGAAGGGAAACCGCTCTACCATCATTATATCTTTGAAAATTCGACTGCCATCAAAGCAGAAGTTATTTTGTCATTGAATTTTCAGTTTAAGGCCAAAATAACTCCTTGTTTATATATGTTTCCATTCATTCTGGAACTGTTGACAAGTTTTTTCATCaacctgttttcttttttcttcttgtgggTTTCTTAAATCCTCTGTAAACGGATgagttttagttttatttatttatttactctGCATGCATTTAGAGGGACCAGAATTTCATGTTTTGAGTTGGGTTTTTGTGCCCAATTCAAGATATCTAATAATAACCAATACTCCTTCAAAGAAGATAAGGCATGGCTTCAAATTCTGATCAATGCACATCTCCTCTGCCTGGTGCATGGATGAAGGGCAAACTGGTTGGATCTGGTGCTTTTGGCAGTGTCCATTTGGCCATGAGCAAAGCCACAGGAGCACTTTTTGTTGTGAAATCTGCAGTGTCTGGGCATGGAGTTCAGGCTCTGGAGAATGAGGCAAAGATTCTCGAGAGTTTGAATTCGCAATACGTTGTTCGATGCCTGGGGAAGGAAAATGGTGAAGGGAAATGCATCAATGTGTTCATGGAGTACATGGCAGGGGGTAGCTTGTCAGATGTGTCACAGATATTTGGTGGTGCATTGGAGGAAGAGGTGGTTCGTTTGTACACCAGAGAGATTCTTCTTGGTCTCAAGTATCTTCATGAAAATGGGATTGTGCATTGTGACCTCAAGTGCAAGAATGTGCTCGTGGGCTCCTCCGGGAATGTGAAGCTGGCGGATTTTGGCTCTGCTAAGAGGCTAAAGGACTCAAAGGCTCATGGGGTTTCCGTGCAGGTTGCTGTGCAATCTATTGGTGGGACTCCATTGTGGATGGCTCCTGAAGTTTTGAGAAATGAAGGGCTGGATTTCGCTTTGGATATTTGGTCATTAGGATGCACTGTCATTGAAATGGCTACTGGCAGGCCTCCTTGGGGTACCAAGGCTTCGAATCCGGTGGCTGCTGTTTTGGAGATTGCTTGTGGCAATGAGAAGCCTCAGTTTCCAAGACATTTCTCAGATAATGGGTTGGATTTCTTAGCAAGGTGCTTGGAGAGAGACCCGAAAAGGAGGTGGTCTGCTGAGGAATTGCTTAACCATCCATTTGTATCAGGAAATTCAATGAGAGTTTCAAGAAAGGGTGTGGCTTGCTCACCTGCAAGTACTCTAGACATTGGAATTTGTGAGGAGGGCTCTGATTACTCATCAGATCATGGAATGGGGATTCGCGATCGCGATGATTTCCCGAGCATCCCGAGCAGAAATCCTTTCTCAAAGTGCTGTGATGAAGGAAACAGAAGCACAAGAACGCAGCAGACTGAGAGTCACTTGGAGTCATCAGAAAATTGGATCACTGTTAGGTAGAGAGACAAGAAAATTGTACATTATcagaaatttttgttaatgtaGAGAGACAGCTATAGCAAGTAGAGAGAAACAGGTTGCCAGATTTCCAGTAGCTTTTTGGAGGCATACTTTGTTTCTAACCCTGTACACTAGTAGATTTGGAAGCAAATATTTACTGTAATTTCAATTAGTCTTCTTGCATTTCTTTGAATGCATTACAATACATCACtcattttatatatagaaaCAGCTTCTTATATCAATGTCTCCTACGTGAATCGAACCGGGGTGCATTttgggggagggggagagTATGGCCCACTTTTCCACTGCGGTGTCATCCCATGTGCAAATTTGGCTTATTATTCAAACGGTCAACAAATTTGCGTGTGGATTATTCGTACTTAAGCTCATCGTTTTACACGGATATATCTTTCACTTCATggacaaatttatttattttggcttAGATACTTTGCCATTCCAACCATAATAACTACCCTTGTATACTTTTTTTCTCAATCAATTTTAgtcaaagaacaaagaaataataaaacaatacAAGAATAAAAAACCCCAagggcaaaaaagaaaagagaattattgaataaaaatccCTAATGACAACCAACCtatcaaataaattaataatcccTAATGACGGCTTAAAGCGGAAAACGCATGAATCTCTCATACCCGCCATTTTGTGCTAAAGAGTTTTCAAAATTATGTGATGAATCAAAACTTGTTGGAGTTGGAGtagaggagagagagcttctTTATGTTTGCTTATAAGCCCAAAtcctttctcctttctctccCAAAACACATTTctaattcccaaatttttcTGGCGAATTCTAATTCCCAACTTTCAccacctctctcttctctcccacCACGCCCTTCCATCCCCCAAACCAAGCAAGCCCATGCTCAAATCATCGTCTCGGGCCTCGCCGCTGATTCGCCACTCATTTCTCACCTCCTCTGCTTTCTTGCTCTGTCCCCATCAACCCCATTTCACTATTCTCTCTCACTTTACCAATCCATCAAATACCCAAGTGTTTTCGCCACCAATAACATGATCCGGTGCTTCGCAAAAAGCGATTCGCCTCCTCAATCCCTGCTTCTGTTCTCCTCCATGCTGCGAACTTGCGTGAAACCCAATAACCAtacttttacttttcttttgcaaGCTTGCAGCAGGGCTTTGGCTCTCAATGAAGGAGCTCAGGTACATACTGTTGCTGTAAAACTTGGTTTTGGCGGATATGTGTTTGTACGGAATGCTTTGATTCATTTGTACTGTTCTTGTAGTAGAATTGAATGCTCGAAAAGGTTATTTGAGGAGAATGCCAGTTCCCGAGATGTAGTTACCTGGAACTCAATGCTAACGGCTTTTGTAAGAGACGAACAGATTGGTGCTGCAGAGAAGCTGTTTGAGGAAATGCCGGAGAGAGACGTGATCTCATGGAGTACGATGATCTCGGGTTACGTGCAGAATGGGCGGTTAGGAGAAGGGTTGGAGTGTTTTAAACAGATGAGAGAGAAGGGGATGAGGCTAAATGAGGCCACGTTAGTCTCAGTTCTTTCAGCATCCGCACAATTGGGTTTGCTCGAACATGGTAGATTAGTTCACTCCCTTGTAGAGTCCTTGAATTTCCCGTTGACTGTTTCCCTTGGCACAGCtctaattgacatgtatgcaaAATGTGGATGCATCGAACAGTCTAAacttttgtttaaaaatatgCCCAAGAAAGATATTTGGACATGGAACGTTATGATCTGTGGATTGGCCTCACATGGCATTGGGAAAGAAGCCCTTGCGCTCTTTCAAAGGTTCATTGATGAGGGTTTCCATCCTGTGAATGTCACTTTCATTGGTGTCTTGGGTGCCTGTAGTAGAGCTGGTTTGGTGAGTGAGGGAAGACGTCATTTTAAGTTGATGACAGAGAAGTATAGCATATTACCTGAGATGGAGCATTATGGGTGCATGGTTGATATGTTGGGCCGTGCAGGTTTTTTAGATGAAGCTGTTCAGTTGATCGAGAAGATGACGGTTCCACCAGATCCTGTATTATGGGCAACACTACTTGGTGCTTGTAAGATACATGGATCGATAGAATTGGGTGAGAAGATTGGGAAGAAGTTACTTAAATTGGATCCAACCCATGATGGGCATTATGTACAACTAGCCAGTATATATGCAAAAGCAAGGAAATGGGAAGATGTTATTAGAGTTCGGAGATTATTGGTTGAGCAAAACACCAATAAAGCTGCAGGTTGGAGCTTGATTGAAGCGCAGGGTACagttcataaatttgttgCAGGGGATAGAGAGCATGAACGTTCTCTGGAGATTTACAAAATGCTGGAGAAAATTGGAATACGAATAGCAGAATCTGGCTACTCACCAAATGTTTCATCAGTTTTGCATGATATAGGggaggaagaaaaggagaatgcAATAAAGGAGCATAGTGAGCGGCTTGCGATGGCTTTTGGCTTGCTTGTAACAGGGGCTGGGGATTGCATTCGAATTGTGAAGAATTTGAGAGTTTGTGAGGATTGTCATGAGGTAAGCAAGATAATTTCAAGGgtgtttgagagagaaattatAGTGAGGGATGGAAGCAGATTTCACCATTTCAAGGACGGAAAATGTTCCTGCCTTGATTATTGGTAGCAGCCTTTGCTGTTACCTGCCTTTTTCATTGATACTTTTCCtcattcttttatatttttattcaaagGCTGTTGCTTTAAATAACTTGAGGAGGGGATAATCTTGTCCGATTAGTGCACCTGCCTGTATCTTGCATTAGATTTCTAGCTGCGACCTTGTGGGTTATCAACTAGTAATGTGCTTTCCTTATTAGTTAATTCCATCAGTTACcatttgaatgaaaataataatatgacaaTTGAATGGAAATAatataatgaaaatattaaaactcatGTGCCATCAATATAAAGCACACTTGGTGCCACACAGGCTTTAGCCCAGTAGAAAGGGTATTGATTTAAATACCACTAGTTTTAGGTTCGAACTTTCATGGCACCTTGACAGTGTGTAAAAAATCCCTCTTTTccaatatcgtttgtataaaaaaaacaaaaaacacacactTGTTAATTGAATTTTTCTACCTTAGAATAGTTACCATTCTTTCTTAGAGCCACATGCATGTGCTCTTTATATTTGTTCTTGAGAAGAGTACCGTGAAGTCAAAAGAAAGGTTTGTTGATGTTGGCTCGCAAAACCAGATGCGGAGGATGAGGAAACAGCATGCTGCAGCAGCGCCAACCGATCGAAAGTCCTAGGGGGACCGATCTCTTTTTGGCAGGGAGCAGCAGAATGGGGATCACGTCCTAGCGTAAAATCATAGTGGGTATATTCTATGAAAAATTGGTGATGTTAGTTATAccacaatcatattattgACTACCTCTCTAATACATGTGGGTTTTACATACATTAATGATagtccacctctattagagagataATCACTAAAGTGGTCAATAAATATGGTCCAAATAGTATTATTGTCTAAAAAAATAGTGTATcgataacttttttttctatgCAAATAGTATCATGAAAGGGAGATTCAAACACAAATAATTGATTAAACAACAATTTAAAAtcacgaaaataaaaaaaggagaaaaaagtcCACATATTGCTCTATATCACTTCAAAAGAAATGATATAAAAGTACACGAAATGTTATAGTGAGGGTACCATATATGGACTTTTCATATGGTCCTTTATATTAGTCACATGATCATTTCATTAAGGCTAAAAGTTAGACATAAATACCCTTGATAGCGAATAAAAATGACGGAATTCTTTAATTGTCCTTAAATTGCTACAATCTTGAAATTACAATGGcaaaaatgaccaaattaaaacTACAGGGAtcaaaagtgacttttggcCTTTCAATAAACTTAAGCGAAGTTATTATTAAGATGAATCATGtaactaataataatatgaatatCCACATTTATTATTCATATATGACACCCTCACCATAAAACATCTCATAAAAGTACTTACCTTCTTATTGCTGCCCATTTGGCCCACGGCCTTTCTACCCAAATGTGCGAGGCAAAATTTCCGAGTATTCGTTTCGTTCCACAGTCGACCCAAACGGCATGCTTTTATATTTGTTGTTAACAATCACTCAGTCGAGCAAAACGCTACTCATCAGAAAGCGCCAAAGCTGCAGAGGGCTCTGGTTCAAGCAGAAAGACTTCgaataacattattttgctATTCCCAACCAATAACGTTTTGATACCGTGACAATACTTCCACGTGGCATAGTATTATTGGTCagaatagcaaaatagtgatATACCCGTTCCAACTAAGTTTTTCTAGTGTCATgttccttcttttctctcaagtggcttctacaaaaagcgcCATTGCTGCAGTGTATTTCTTCTTCACTGCCCTTCAGCTTCAGGTATGCTCTTTGCTTTTTAACAAAATGGGTctcttatattttctttatat
This window encodes:
- the LOC18788899 gene encoding non-lysosomal glucosylceramidase, with protein sequence MLEKKILENGFVERDKEDSDSSFDKVDPGKPTSLTWKRKLNSKGNDPLPFTLSLKEIIQMAPIGVRLWRHLREEATNGREAFINPFVKRLLTSSHGVPLGGIGAGSIGRSYSGEFQRWQLFPGKFEEKPVLADQFSVFVSRTNGEKYCTVLCPRRPEVLKESEVSGIGSWDWNLNGDNSTYHALFPRAWSVYEGEPDPALKIVCRQISPFIPHNYKESSFPVSVFTFTLYNSGKTAADVTLLFTWANSVGGLSEFSGHHFNSRAVIKDGVHGVLLHHKTANGLPPVTFAIAAEETDGIHVSECPCFVISGDSKGITAKDMWTEIKEHGSFDRLNSTETSSDSEPGSSIGAAIAASVTVPPDGVRTVTFSLAWDCPEVKFMGGKTYHRRYTKFYGTHGDAVANIAHDAILEHHHWESQIESWQRPVLDDKRLPEWYPITLFNELYYLNSGGTVWTDGSPPVHSLTSIGGRKFSLDRSSLGLKSIIDVPPQNDTAIDILGRMTSILEQVHTPIASNSAFGTNLLQEGEENIGQFLYLEGIEYQMWNTYDVHFYSSFALVMLFPKLQLSIQRDFAAAVMMHDPSKMRLLHDGKWVQRKVLGAVPHDIGLHDPWFEVNAYNLYNTDRWKDLNPKFVLQVYRDVVATGDKKFAQAVWPSVYVAMAYMEQFDKDGDGMIENDGFPDQTYDTWSVSGVSAYSGGLWLAALQAASAMAREVGDKGSEDYFWGKFQKAKVVYEKLWNGSYFNYDNSGQSSSSSIQADQLAGQWYARACGLLPIVDEDKARSALEKVYTYNVLKFKDGRQGAVNGMLPDGKVDMSSLQSREIWSGVTYAVAATMIHEDMIDMAFHTAGGVYEAAWSKEGLGYAFQTPEAWTTSGEFRSLAYMRPLAIWSMHWALSKPALFKQEMKLEADEGSLHRHKVGFAKVAQLLKLPQEEESRSILQAVFDYTCKRLWI
- the LOC18788876 gene encoding mitogen-activated protein kinase kinase kinase NPK1, giving the protein MASNSDQCTSPLPGAWMKGKLVGSGAFGSVHLAMSKATGALFVVKSAVSGHGVQALENEAKILESLNSQYVVRCLGKENGEGKCINVFMEYMAGGSLSDVSQIFGGALEEEVVRLYTREILLGLKYLHENGIVHCDLKCKNVLVGSSGNVKLADFGSAKRLKDSKAHGVSVQVAVQSIGGTPLWMAPEVLRNEGLDFALDIWSLGCTVIEMATGRPPWGTKASNPVAAVLEIACGNEKPQFPRHFSDNGLDFLARCLERDPKRRWSAEELLNHPFVSGNSMRVSRKGVACSPASTLDIGICEEGSDYSSDHGMGIRDRDDFPSIPSRNPFSKCCDEGNRSTRTQQTESHLESSENWITVR
- the LOC18791338 gene encoding pentatricopeptide repeat-containing protein ELI1, chloroplastic isoform X1, with the protein product MKELSRIECSKRLFEENASSRDVVTWNSMLTAFVRDEQIGAAEKLFEEMPERDVISWSTMISGYVQNGRLGEGLECFKQMREKGMRLNEATLVSVLSASAQLGLLEHGRLVHSLVESLNFPLTVSLGTALIDMYAKCGCIEQSKLLFKNMPKKDIWTWNVMICGLASHGIGKEALALFQRFIDEGFHPVNVTFIGVLGACSRAGLVSEGRRHFKLMTEKYSILPEMEHYGCMVDMLGRAGFLDEAVQLIEKMTVPPDPVLWATLLGACKIHGSIELGEKIGKKLLKLDPTHDGHYVQLASIYAKARKWEDVIRVRRLLVEQNTNKAAGWSLIEAQGTVHKFVAGDREHERSLEIYKMLEKIGIRIAESGYSPNVSSVLHDIGEEEKENAIKEHSERLAMAFGLLVTGAGDCIRIVKNLRVCEDCHEVSKIISRVFEREIIVRDGSRFHHFKDGKCSCLDYW
- the LOC18791338 gene encoding pentatricopeptide repeat-containing protein ELI1, chloroplastic isoform X2, with product MKELRIECSKRLFEENASSRDVVTWNSMLTAFVRDEQIGAAEKLFEEMPERDVISWSTMISGYVQNGRLGEGLECFKQMREKGMRLNEATLVSVLSASAQLGLLEHGRLVHSLVESLNFPLTVSLGTALIDMYAKCGCIEQSKLLFKNMPKKDIWTWNVMICGLASHGIGKEALALFQRFIDEGFHPVNVTFIGVLGACSRAGLVSEGRRHFKLMTEKYSILPEMEHYGCMVDMLGRAGFLDEAVQLIEKMTVPPDPVLWATLLGACKIHGSIELGEKIGKKLLKLDPTHDGHYVQLASIYAKARKWEDVIRVRRLLVEQNTNKAAGWSLIEAQGTVHKFVAGDREHERSLEIYKMLEKIGIRIAESGYSPNVSSVLHDIGEEEKENAIKEHSERLAMAFGLLVTGAGDCIRIVKNLRVCEDCHEVSKIISRVFEREIIVRDGSRFHHFKDGKCSCLDYW